The Zingiber officinale cultivar Zhangliang chromosome 2A, Zo_v1.1, whole genome shotgun sequence genomic sequence AAGAGGTGGTCATGATGAATCTGATCTGGGGAGTGTTAGACTCCCACTCATATCTATCTATAGGTTCTTGAAGGTGGCTCGACCAATTTGGTACAACGCAACTAAAGATATCCTTCAGAACTTTGCAGAGGATCCTTCCAATACTAGTCTGGAGAAAATCATGAGGTTTCTGATGCCCAATAAATTCAAAGGGTTTTCTACTGCTAATAGTGCTAAAGACATTGTCGACCTATGTGTATCGTCTTGGCTCACTAAAGATGAAAAGGAGGAAAATGACTTTGACGAGATCCGGCACATGCTTGCAGACACTTTTATTAGCAATTGCTCAGCGCAAATGTCTCTTTACTCTAGCAGATAACTCATGGTCAATAACTTATGCCATGGGTGATCAGCCACCTTGAAGATAATGTTTCTTCACAAGAAAACTATACACCTTTTTTTAAGCCCCTCCTCTTTCGGCATTTAGCTGATACTGGCAGTATCCTGAAACTTGTATGATCATCACAAAGGCAAATACTTATAGTTTTCCGGCATTGGTGATACTCTTATTATCGTTTGTTTTTCAACCATCTTTGAGGCATCTGAAGTGTAGATAATGTCTTTTTTTTTATATGTGAACTGTGAGCATGTAAGAAAGATAAAACCATAGTTGCTCTTCGCCTGATTCTTAACTGCTTCTTTGGATTAGGATGTACAATTGTTTTCTGATATTATTTTGCCTGATTCGATTAACTCAGATGATCCTAACTCTATACCTTGATTATTTTGACTATATAGATGATAAGAAAATTGTTGATCTGTATCTACTATTCTGGACTGGCTTTTCTCACTTCCTGGAAACTATTAAAAGTACCAACCAGTCATCATATTGGGGAGGCCAACCTGGTGCAGCCTCATATGTTCAGGTTAGTTTATTTAGTGTTGTACAATGATGGAATCTCCCATGTTCATCTTCTATAATTATATTTGATGAGGTCTATCAAACCGTGCCATGTCCCCCATACATTTACTTTTCTTTtatgccttttttttttcttcatgcataaaacatgattcatgaaaGTTCTTTGCAAAGTAGTGGAGCATTCCATGTGATAAGTCTCCTGCTTAGTGTATTTGGAGTGCTTAATCTCCTGCTTAGTGCTTAATCTTCTGCTTTGTGAtcactcatgattttaaaagccCAGGTGTCTAGGTATTTGTGATCACTCATGATGAGAGTTGGTGAGGGGGATGCATGTAGACTAGGTAACTTCCTTTCAATGATCAAATttggattttctttaattttgcaaCTGAGATATTTGGTAATACATAATGATGAAATAGATTGATTAGTTATTACACGCTACACTTTTTTTAGGGCAGCTCGGTGAAACTCCTGCCAATGAGATTTATGAGATTCGAATATTTCCAGATTACACCATCGTAATTTTATCGTTGCACTCAAGCTAACCttcatgttataatttttttttaaaaaataatatttttataaaagcaATTGAAGAGGAGTATTGACACAGCGATAAAATTACTATTGTGTGATATGATTGTCACAAGTTTAAGTTGCAAAATAGCCTCTTGTAAATGTAGGATAAAATTatgtataataaatttttttttcgaaattttatatTGACGGGGTTTCGTACACAAGCtctcctttattttttttttatataaagggAATAAGGactgagatccataaaaaggacaAAGCAAGGTTTCAAACTCCTATGAAGCTCCAAGATTCCTAATGTACCTGTTCAACATAGCTAAGCTGCATGTGAGCTCTAATTGTACCCATTGCTTTGGGGCTTTAAAAATTGAATGCATGCTTCGAAGTTCAtagtttttaaagattatttaatAGATAAAACTTTGTTTAAGTCTCAATTTATGGAGCTATGATAACAGCCAATGACGATCAagagtatataataaaaaatgtgtATGCATATTTGGATTTGGTCTATTCGAGCTTCATTCAAAATTTTGGAAATACATCGTAATTGACTTCATTTTTAATTTCCTTAGGGTTGGACGGGAGAAAAATTGCACACCTTGTTTATGTTGCCGGCTTCTagggaaagaagagaggaaaatttATCCCAATATGCTTGTTTGGTTGCCTTCGACTATTGCACCCTACAACATTCATCGCTTGCTTGTGCTACTCCATCGCATTACGAGTAAATTGGGGATTCATCCATATTCAATCCATTGCTAAAACTTGAATTCTTTCATTTTTCAAATTTGACCTCAAAGGGGAGCATTAGAAATCTCTCTATCAACTCTTTACCGATTCTATCATAATTAATAACCTTCGGTCGCACTATCGACATTGTCTTCTCTTGGTTGATTCTCGACCGATGTAAATAAGGGACAACTGTTTAAAACTATCACTAGTTTTTTCCTTCCCTTCTCTTCATTTCATTGTGTAAGGTAAACAACCCTCAGTTACACCAATTCTATTTTCCATTTAAAAGAATAAACACGGTGGTTCCTCAAAACCCACAGGTTTTGCATCCAAACCTAACCCTAAAACAAAGCCACCAGGTTCTCTCATCAACTGGCACCTGGTGGTAGTGCCACCGGCAGGTGCCAGTAAGAACTACATGACTGGGTACTTGGCATCTGGTGATTGGCAGGTGAGCGAGAGCTATAGGCCTATATAACTAACCTACGCCCCTCTTAATTACTCACAACTTGGTAGGCCACAAAGATACTCCGAATATTCCTCGTCTTCTCCCTCTGAACTCTATTGATCTCTCAGGTGGCATTTCGTTCCTTCCTTTTCTGAAGAATCAGAGCTTTATTTTGATCTTTGTAATTCCCCCCCCAAAGATTTGGTTTCGATCCATAGAGCAAACATGGCTACAGCTATAGATGTGTACAATAGCGTGCAGTTCTTCTCATCAGATCCTGTAAACGAAGCTCTGAATCATGGAGGTTCTGCTTCGTCCTTCTCGGATTCGTCTTCCCTCGTGCCCTTCTCTTTCTCCTCGTCCTCTGTTCTGCATCAAAATCCCATCTTTGATTGCTTTCCTGCTTCGTCTCTGAGATCTGGCACGGTTCCGGTTAGCTTTTTGAGCCCTAGAAGCTCTCCGGCCCATGGCAAAGCGAGTGCCGCCGCGCGCCTCCTCGGCCCCCGGTCGCAGCCCATAAAGCGAGCAGCCTCGCCGCCAAAGCCCGCGGCAGCCAAGCTCTACCGAGGTGTCCGGCAGCGACACTGGGGGAAGTGGGTGGCGGAGATCCGCCTCCCCCGGAACCGCACCCGCCTCTGGCTCGGCACCTTCGACACCGCGGAGGAGGCCGCCACGGCCTACGACCGCGCCGCCTTCAAGCT encodes the following:
- the LOC122042276 gene encoding ethylene-responsive transcription factor RAP2-13-like, with translation MATAIDVYNSVQFFSSDPVNEALNHGGSASSFSDSSSLVPFSFSSSSVLHQNPIFDCFPASSLRSGTVPVSFLSPRSSPAHGKASAAARLLGPRSQPIKRAASPPKPAAAKLYRGVRQRHWGKWVAEIRLPRNRTRLWLGTFDTAEEAATAYDRAAFKLRGDAARLNFPEFKRNGAHFVSSLHSSVDAKLRAVCESLAGVEQQGKTSPSHPLAAAAAAVELSSSSEENKSKSSPSPDGDDSSSSTSAAASEMQLLDFTEAPWDESESFKLRKYPSWEIDWDSILSSN